In Ipomoea triloba cultivar NCNSP0323 chromosome 15, ASM357664v1, one genomic interval encodes:
- the LOC116005749 gene encoding uncharacterized protein LOC116005749, with amino-acid sequence MGIGAKDSVNEEEDTIGILTDLAKHSGQWQAKELGEETGVEPINRSSALAEVAAVQQRETEVGVAAISKRRREGGSNGARRQDGDVAMLDVSKNVQVAVREVVDLVSRKKSDFVFLMETKVRRDHAERLRIKLGFEGLFYVDGFGLSGGLALLWRKNNTARLLSFSKNHVDVEVSIAGVGDWRMTGYYGFPERNRRTEAWDFLRSLAGRSSLPWLPMRGYQYTWERGKGTVEWMEERLDKVLATTARSNSIPDACFTNLLTRSSDHSALFLGLSEGRVRLHSWGGDHFHKFGEKIKSLRRDQQCLRGLTDPTSLAEFQRMEYASARKKKNYLSRLKNESGVWVEGDGLKNVVLDYYHNHNIFNSNLAATSVDTFVASITPRVSQEQNDSLLRPFEVEEVRSAIFSMFPDKAPSPDGMNPGLNDTNVVLIPKKTCPEMMFDLRPIALCNVVYKVMAKMVANRMKPLLGDIISESQSAFIPNRLITDNILIAAEVGHFLNRKQEGRVGWGALKLDIAKAYDRMEWSFLRKMLLALDFAVDWVNLIMLCVTTVSYNIMVNGEVVGQVIPTRGIRQDNSLLFFKATGQEAGVIKNCLNEYEAMSGQAVNFHKSSVCFSRNTMEEDREEVALVLGVNQAPNFGKYLGLPSFVGRNKKAVFSYIEDKILCVSIERTMNRYWWGSGSERGIYWKAWDHLCVPKKYGGLGFKELRAFNMAMLGKQA; translated from the exons TGAAGAGACGGGGGTTGAGCCTATTAACCGTAGCAGTGCCCTTGCCGAGGTTGCGGCTGTTCAGCAGCGGGAGACCGAGGTGGGGGTTGCGGCAATATCTAAGAGGAGGCGTGAAGGTGGTTCTAATGGGGCGAGGAGGCAGGATGGTGATGTTGCAATGCTCGATGTTTCAAAAAACGTGCAGGTGGCAG TTCGCGAAGTGGTGGACCTAGTGTCTCGTAAGAAGTCCGATTTCGTCTTCCTTATGGAAACCAAGGTAAGACGGGATCATGCAGAACGCCTTCGAATCAAGTTGGGTTTTGAAGGACTTTTTTATGTTGATGGTTTCGGTTTAAGTGGAGGGTTGGCTTTGTTGTGGCGTAAGAATAACACGGCCAGACTTCTGAGTTTCTCGAAGAATCATGTGGATGTGGAGGTATCTATTGCTGGGGTTGGAGATTGGAGGATGACAGGTTATTACGGTTTTCCAGAGCGTAATAGGAGGACTGAGGCTTGGGATTTTTTGCGATCGCTGGCTGGTAGGTCTTCTCTACCATGG TTACCCATGCGTGGTTATCAGTACACCTGGGAGAGAGGAAAGGGCACGGTTGAGTGGATGGAGGAGCGCCTGGATAAGGTTCTTGCCACGACCGCAAGGAGCAACTCAATTCCGGATGCTTGTTTTACGAACCTTCTTACTCGATCGTCAGACCATTCAGCCCTCTTCTTGGGGCTCTCGGAGGGTCGGGTGAG ATTGCATTCTTGGGGAGGTGATCACTTTCACAAGTTCGGGGAGAAGATTAAATCCCTACGCAGAGATCAACAATGCTTACGGGGTCTCACTGACCCCACATCTCTTGCTGAGTTCCAGCGTATGGA GTATGCCTCTGCTCGTAAAAAGAAGAATTATCTATCTAGATTAAAGAATGAATCTGGTGTATGGGTGGAGGGGGATGGTTTGAAAAATGTGGTGCTTGACTattatcataatcataatatcTTTAATTCAAATCTTGCTGCAACTTCTGTGGATACTTTTGTTGCCTCTATCACTCCCCGTGTTTCGCAAGAGCAGAATGATTCCCTTCTTAGACCTTTCGAGGTTGAGGAAGTTAGGAGTGCTATATTCTCTATGTTTCCTGATAAAGCCCCAAGCCCGGACGGGATGAATCCAG GGCTTAATGACACTAATGTGGTTCTGATTCCGAAGAAGACTTGCCCTGAGATGATGTTTGATCTCCGCCCTATCGCTCTGTGTAATGTGGTCTACAAGGTAATGGCTAAGATGGTGGCCAATCGTATGAAGCCCCTGTTAGGTGATATAATTTCTGAGTCCCAGAGTGCCTTTATCCCTAACAGGTTGATTACTGATAATATCTTGATTGCTGCGGAAGTTGGTCACTTTCTGAACAGGAAACAGGAAGGTAGAGTTGGCTGGGGGGCCCTCAAGCTTGATATAGCCAAAGCTTATGATCGGATGGAGTGGTCTTTCCTTCGTAAAATGTTGCTGGCTTTGGATTTTGCAGTTGATTGGGTAAATTTGATTATGTTGTGCGTCACCACGGTCTCCTATAACATCATGGTTAATGGGGAGGTTGTTGGTCAAGTAATCCCCACTCGAGGAATTCGACAAG ATAATAGCCTTTTGTTTTTCAAAGCAACAGGTCAAGAGGCTGGAGTGATCAAGAATTGCTTAAATGAATATGAGGCTATGTCAGGGCAGGCAGTCAACTTCCACAAGTCCAGTGTTTGTTTTAGCAGGAATACTATGGAGGAGGATAGGGAGGAGGTTGCTTTGGTCTTGGGAGTCAATCAGGCTCCTAATTTCGGGAAATATTTAGGATTGCCGTCTTTTGTAGGGAGAAACAAGAAAGCAGTGTTCTCGTATATTGAGGATAAAATAC TGTGTGTCTCTATTGAGAGGACTATGAATCGTTATTGGTGGGGATCAGGCTCTGAAAGGGGTATTTATTGGAAGGCTTGGGATCATCTATGTGTCCCTAAGAAGTATGGAGGTCTAGGTTTTAAGGAACTGAGAGCTTTTAATATGGCTATGTTAGGTAAGCAGGCCTGA